Proteins encoded in a region of the Anguilla anguilla isolate fAngAng1 chromosome 10, fAngAng1.pri, whole genome shotgun sequence genome:
- the prf1.5 gene encoding perforin 1.5 isoform X1: MCAMHALVLERPKGLSGLAAALLLLLQVSRCAGCRTGSLSECQAAPFVPGHNLAGEGFDVVRMQRKGAYVIDVRAYLSPNGTCALCENRLQGGRAQKVPASVLDWRPFSRCRKQLSSALHHSVDSLVRSSASLVDSDWGAGLNVEDLGVAILRGSRSEIAQFARAQFSLDKATFATHEISCTHYSYRLADHPTLSGEFSKHLQGLPSEYDDRTSHRYRRVIDTYGTHYIRQVHLGGRVRRITAFRTCLATLQGFSETEIKKCLDIELKMALGFLPANLSLTHKCSSILRDNMTTGFYQGFMTHKIEVLGGEKYFPDVLFNQEPSEAYGSWMSSLYDNPDVVSYSVLPLHHLVGDPGVSANLRRAVLEYIEENKLEAAQSNADTCSPGPNLDHHCCPLRAGLGRLRIVVERAAGLKADVFSQADGFVKVSYGERYEETDVIKNDAHPRWNATYNFGTVELGRQLSFEVWDRDLFFHDFLGQCKIYPERGVHSYSCKLNQGVFYFTYSVTCDQHLTGYRCGRYSPGD; the protein is encoded by the exons ATGTGCGCTATGCATGCCCTAGTGTTAGAGAGGCCCAAAGGGTTGTCGGGGCTGGCCGCggctctcctgctcctgctgcaggtgagcaggtgtGCGGGCTGTAGGACGGGCTCCCTCTCGGAGTGCCAGGCAGCCCCCTTCGTGCCCGGGCACAACCTGGCGGGGGAGGGGTTCGACGTGGTCAGGATGCAGCGCAAGGGCGCGTACGTGATCGACGTCCGGGCCTACCTGTCGCCCAACGGCACCTGCGCGCTGTGCGAGAACCGCCTGCAGGGCGGGCGGGCGCAGAAGGTCCCGGCGTCCGTGCTGGACTGGCGGCCCTTCAGCCGCTGCAGGAAGCAGCTGTCCAGCGCCCTGCACCACTCCGTCGACTCGCTGGTGCGGAGCTCCGCCTCCCTCGTCGACAGCGACTGGGGGGCGGGCCTGAACGTGGAGGACCTGGGCGTGGCCATCCTGCGGGGCAGCCGCTCCGAGATCGCCCAGTTCGCCAGGGCCCAGTTCAGCCTGGACAAGGCCACCTTCGCCACCCACGAGATCAGCTGCACGCACTACAG TTACAGACTGGCGGACCACCCAACACTCAGTGGAGAGTTCTCTAAGCACCTTCAGGGCTTGCCCAGCGAGTACGACGACCGCACCAGCCACCGGTACCGGCGGGTGATCGACACGTACGGAACTCACTACATCCGGCAGGTGCACCTGGGCGGCCGGGTGAGGCGCATCACCGCGTTCCGCACCTGCCTGGCGACCCTGCAGGGCTTCTCCGAGACGGAGATCAAGAAGTGCTTGGACATCGAGCTGAAGATGGCGCTGGGCTTCCTGCCCGCCAACCTGTCCCTCACCCACAAGTGCAGCAGCATTCTCAGGGACAACATGACCACGGGCTTCTACCAAGGCTTCATGACGCACAAGATCGAGGTCCTCGGAGGGGAGAAATACTTCCCGGACGTCCTGTTCAACCAGGAGCCCTCGGAGGCCTACGGCAGCTGGATGAGCAGCCTGTACGACAACCCCGACGTGGTCTCCTACTCGgtcctccctctccaccacctGGTCGGCGACCCGGGGGTGAGCGCCAACCTGAGGAGAGCGGTTCTGGAGTACATAGAGGAGAACAAGCTGGAGGCGGCCCAGAGCAACGCCGACACCTGCTCCCCCGGCCCCAACCTGGACCaccactgctgccccctgcgGGCGGGGCTCGGCCGCCTGAGGATCGTCGTGGAGAGGGCCGCCGGCTTGAAGGCCGACGTCTTCTCCCAGGCCGACGGGTTCGTCAAGGTGTCGTACGGCGAGCGCTACGAGGAGACGGACGTGATCAAGAACGACGCCCATCCCAGGTGGAACGCGACTTATAACTTCGGCACGGTGGAGCTGGGCCGTCAGCTGTCGTTCGAGGTCTGGGATCGAGACCTGTTTTTCCACGACTTCCTGGGCCAGTGCAAAATCTACCCTGAACGAGGCGTTCACTCGTACAGCTGCAAACTAAACCAGGGGGTCTTCTATTTCACCTACAGTGTCACGTGTGACCAGCATCTGACTGGCTACAGGTGTGGAAGATACTCTCCGGGTGATTGA
- the prf1.5 gene encoding perforin 1.5 isoform X2, with protein sequence MSLYKLIYFNMRGRAELSRYILAYAEIPFQDHRVEWTDWPSLKTSFPLEQLPVLEVDGVELNQSLAIARFLAKDAGLTGTSRLEEAQADAMVESLNDFTLMIPWREEDQELKKQKIDELFDCNAPKLLSFLDKHLGDGDWLVGNAVTWADLYWHVCFTTFSVLRPDFASRNPGLCALVDRVGGIPQLARWIQSRPNSQF encoded by the exons ATGTCGCTCTACAAGCTCATCTACTTCAACATGCGCGGGAGAGCGGAACTCTCCCGCTACATCCTGGCCTATGCAGAGATCCCCTTCCAGGACCACAGGGTGGAGTGGACAGACTGGCCGTCCCTTAAAACCT CCTTTCCCCTCGAGCAGCTGCCTGTGCTGGAGGTGGACGGGGTCGAGCTGAACCAGAGTCTGGCCATCGCCAGGTTCCTGGCTAAAGATGCAG GGCTGACGGGGACCAGCAGGCTGGAGGAGGCCCAGGCGGACGCGATGGTGGAGAGCCTGAACGACTTCACCCTCATGATCCCCTGGAGGGAGGAGGACCAGGAGCTGAAG AAACAGAAGATCGACGAGCTCTTCGACTGCAACGCGCCCAAGCTGCTGAGCTTCCTGGACAAGCACCTGGGGGACGGAGACTGGCTGGTGGGCAACGCG gtgacctGGGCCGACCTGTACTGGCACGTGTGCTTCACCACCTTCAGCGTCCTGCGGCCGGACTTCGCCAGCCGGAACCCGGGCCTCTGCGCCCTCGTGGACAGGGTGGGGGGCATCCCGCAGCTGGCCCGCTGGATCCAGAGCCGTCCCAACAGCCAGttctaa